A portion of the Streptomyces sp. NBC_00376 genome contains these proteins:
- a CDS encoding 5'-methylthioadenosine/S-adenosylhomocysteine nucleosidase family protein — MPNGPVVILTALNLEYQSVRQRLADLQVHRHERGTRFEVGTVRGTSCRVALGLTNKGNHSAAVIAERAIQEFSPVAVLFVGVAGALWDATRLGDVVMASHVYAYHGGTSEDDGLKARPRAWEAPHGISQLASHLARMDDWADPTPSHEDGPQVRFGAIAAGEIVQNSRISAEAKWIRQHYNDALAIEMEAAGVAQAGHLSGAPVAIVRGISDRADGTKNSSEDRNWQPRAAANAAAFAIRLAVELVGEQEEAAMPQDDRARSADRFDRRVSNTVHNSTVGIMAGSATGSSVHMSGASKASGPTDLITELNGFRDQLGWHRTEGFLDEDSYREALTDLDSALRSAGERTPESSKRTVMTLKRLRGLVAECPALVATLAPLVTAAGDLT; from the coding sequence ATGCCGAACGGCCCGGTGGTGATTCTCACCGCCCTCAATCTTGAATATCAGTCCGTGCGCCAGAGGCTGGCGGATCTTCAGGTGCATCGCCATGAGCGCGGTACCCGGTTCGAAGTGGGCACCGTGCGGGGCACATCGTGCCGTGTCGCGCTCGGCCTGACGAACAAGGGGAACCATTCCGCCGCGGTCATCGCAGAACGCGCCATCCAGGAGTTCTCGCCGGTGGCCGTGCTGTTCGTCGGAGTCGCCGGCGCCCTGTGGGACGCCACCAGGCTGGGTGACGTGGTGATGGCGTCACACGTGTACGCCTACCACGGCGGGACCAGCGAGGACGACGGGCTCAAAGCCCGTCCTCGGGCGTGGGAAGCGCCGCACGGCATCAGCCAGCTCGCCTCGCACCTGGCCCGTATGGACGACTGGGCGGACCCCACACCCAGTCACGAGGACGGACCGCAGGTGCGTTTCGGGGCGATCGCCGCCGGCGAGATCGTCCAGAACTCAAGGATCTCGGCCGAGGCGAAGTGGATCCGACAGCACTACAACGACGCGCTCGCCATCGAGATGGAGGCGGCCGGTGTGGCCCAGGCCGGCCATCTCAGCGGAGCGCCGGTGGCCATCGTCCGGGGGATCAGCGACCGGGCGGACGGCACGAAGAACAGTTCAGAGGACCGCAACTGGCAGCCGCGGGCCGCGGCGAACGCGGCGGCATTCGCCATCCGGTTGGCAGTGGAACTGGTGGGCGAGCAGGAAGAGGCCGCAATGCCCCAGGACGACAGGGCCCGCTCGGCCGACCGGTTCGACCGGCGCGTCAGCAACACCGTCCACAACAGCACCGTCGGCATCATGGCCGGCTCAGCCACGGGCAGCAGTGTCCACATGAGCGGGGCCTCGAAGGCATCCGGCCCGACGGACCTGATCACGGAACTGAACGGTTTCCGCGATCAGCTGGGGTGGCACCGCACCGAGGGTTTCCTCGACGAGGACAGCTACCGGGAAGCCCTGACCGATCTGGACTCCGCGCTCCGGTCGGCCGGGGAGCGCACCCCTGAATCGTCGAAGCGGACGGTCATGACGCTCAAGAGGCTGCGCGGACTGGTCGCGGAGTGCCCCGCGCTGGTGGCCACGTTGGCTCCCCTGGTCACTGCGGCCGGTGACCTGACATGA
- a CDS encoding flavin-containing monooxygenase: MTTHQVPSPHGLAELRQRYRLERERRVRPDGVGQYHDTDAEFGYYAADPYKVETGEREPLHDTVDVAVIGGGFGGILAGAHVRRQGVERVRIVEKGGDFGGTWYWNRYPGVHCDIESHVYLPMLDETGYVPEWKYAPGDEIRRHAVRIARQSGLYADALFSTAVTALTWDEAAETWIVATDRGDTFRATYVINATGTLTDPKLPGIPGIEDFKGHTFHTSRWDYSYTGGTPEGGMTGLADKRVGIVGTGATGVQVVPMLAEDAAHLYVFQRTPSTVDVRANRRTTAQDVGADREGWARRRRANYLRIVSGEHADEDLVADRWTASAGLLEKLQPSFRRQGDRRAFEAAYEAADAAKMDELRARVEQTVTDPETAQKLKPWYRYACKRPTFSDLYYPAFNRDNVTLVDTADTHGIERVTEHGVTVGATTYGLDCLIFATGFNVGTSGIHSGKLPVHGRGGVRLLDRWAQRGPRTLHGFTSNGFPNLIQMGSLQNASSVNFTHILDEQALHAAALVAAAEAEGALIEPSPETEDAWTAVLAEGAPDHEPFHAECTPGYYNREGRGRPNGPTAYPHGAVAFHELLERWRDESMGEVLRARTGRL, from the coding sequence ATGACGACCCATCAAGTTCCATCTCCCCATGGGCTCGCCGAGCTGCGACAGCGCTACCGCCTCGAACGTGAGCGGCGCGTCCGGCCCGACGGCGTCGGCCAATACCACGACACCGACGCCGAGTTCGGCTACTACGCCGCCGATCCCTACAAGGTGGAAACGGGCGAGCGCGAGCCGCTCCACGACACCGTGGACGTTGCTGTGATCGGTGGTGGATTCGGCGGCATCCTCGCCGGGGCACATGTGCGGCGCCAGGGCGTGGAACGCGTCCGGATCGTCGAGAAGGGCGGCGACTTCGGGGGCACCTGGTACTGGAACCGCTACCCGGGCGTCCACTGCGACATCGAGTCCCACGTGTACCTGCCGATGCTCGACGAGACCGGCTACGTACCGGAGTGGAAGTACGCCCCCGGCGACGAGATCCGCCGCCACGCGGTGCGGATCGCACGGCAGTCCGGCCTCTACGCGGACGCGCTCTTCTCCACCGCGGTCACCGCTCTGACCTGGGACGAGGCCGCTGAGACGTGGATCGTGGCCACGGACCGCGGTGACACCTTCCGCGCCACGTACGTCATCAATGCCACCGGCACCCTCACCGACCCGAAGCTTCCGGGGATTCCCGGGATCGAGGACTTCAAGGGCCACACGTTCCACACCTCGCGGTGGGACTACTCCTACACCGGCGGCACCCCGGAGGGCGGCATGACCGGCCTCGCGGACAAACGGGTGGGCATCGTCGGCACCGGCGCCACCGGCGTCCAGGTCGTCCCGATGCTGGCCGAGGACGCCGCGCACCTCTACGTCTTCCAGCGCACCCCCTCCACCGTGGACGTACGGGCCAACCGCCGCACCACCGCCCAGGACGTCGGCGCCGACCGCGAGGGCTGGGCCCGGCGACGACGCGCGAACTACCTCCGCATAGTCTCCGGCGAGCACGCCGACGAGGATCTCGTGGCGGACCGGTGGACCGCTTCGGCGGGCCTGCTGGAGAAGCTCCAGCCGAGCTTTCGGCGCCAGGGCGACCGAAGGGCTTTCGAAGCCGCCTACGAGGCCGCCGACGCCGCCAAGATGGACGAGCTCCGCGCCCGAGTCGAACAGACCGTGACCGACCCGGAGACGGCACAGAAGCTCAAGCCCTGGTACCGCTACGCCTGCAAACGCCCCACCTTCTCCGACCTCTACTACCCGGCGTTCAACCGCGACAACGTCACCCTGGTCGACACCGCCGACACCCACGGCATCGAGCGCGTCACCGAACACGGCGTCACGGTCGGCGCCACCACGTACGGACTCGACTGCCTGATCTTCGCCACCGGATTCAACGTCGGGACCTCCGGAATCCACTCGGGCAAGCTCCCCGTCCACGGCCGGGGCGGCGTCCGGCTACTGGACAGGTGGGCGCAGCGGGGCCCGCGCACGCTCCACGGCTTCACCAGCAACGGCTTCCCGAACCTGATCCAGATGGGCTCCCTCCAGAACGCCAGCAGCGTCAACTTCACCCACATCCTGGACGAGCAGGCCCTCCACGCCGCCGCCCTCGTCGCAGCCGCCGAAGCCGAGGGCGCCCTCATCGAACCGTCCCCCGAGACCGAGGACGCCTGGACAGCCGTCCTGGCCGAGGGTGCCCCCGACCACGAGCCGTTCCACGCCGAGTGCACCCCCGGCTACTACAACCGCGAGGGAAGAGGCCGGCCCAACGGCCCGACCGCCTACCCGCACGGAGCCGTCGCCTTCCACGAACTCCTGGAGCGGTGGCGCGACGAGTCAATGGGCGAAGTCCTCCGCGCCAGGACCGGGCGCCTCTAG
- a CDS encoding SMP-30/gluconolactonase/LRE family protein gives MQRLSARSFAVLATIGTLVLTGCGTRSGDPRTQEAATAGRTIRAQKVMQLTPAHAETGMTLLEGPTFGEDGGLFVVDVTAPGGKPKVMRVDVGKKTSRAVHTDGRGAYTSAQFSPYDGRLYLSDFAHGEVVSLAPGGGDPRTFFSGEVDGARMNPDDIAFDQKGNLYISDSRGLSEGQAHGRVVRIDREGKKATVLAEDLAAPNGISFDADHRGLWFSELTENRISYLRLDDEGEVTSRHTAIRVDGGIAQTDSIAVDADGNLYQGLHGRAAMAVYDRHGEQLATVELPARTEGLESATNVAITPGGTKAYMTVSGPAGGYLYAFDALAEGIRQSNGG, from the coding sequence ATGCAGCGACTTTCGGCCCGGTCCTTTGCCGTGCTCGCCACGATCGGCACCCTGGTCCTCACCGGATGCGGTACACGGAGCGGCGATCCCAGGACGCAGGAGGCGGCGACCGCGGGCAGGACCATCCGCGCGCAGAAGGTCATGCAACTGACCCCGGCGCACGCCGAGACCGGGATGACCTTGCTGGAGGGGCCCACGTTCGGCGAGGACGGCGGCCTGTTCGTCGTCGATGTCACCGCGCCCGGGGGCAAGCCCAAGGTCATGCGCGTCGACGTCGGGAAGAAGACGTCCCGTGCGGTCCACACCGACGGCCGCGGGGCCTACACCTCGGCGCAGTTCAGCCCGTACGACGGGCGGCTCTACCTCAGCGACTTCGCCCACGGCGAGGTCGTGAGCCTGGCCCCCGGCGGCGGCGATCCGCGGACCTTCTTCTCCGGCGAGGTCGACGGGGCGCGGATGAACCCCGACGACATCGCCTTCGACCAGAAGGGCAACCTGTACATCAGCGACTCACGCGGTCTGTCCGAGGGACAGGCGCACGGGCGTGTGGTGCGGATCGACCGCGAGGGAAAGAAGGCCACCGTGCTGGCCGAGGATCTGGCCGCACCGAACGGGATCTCGTTCGACGCCGACCACCGCGGTCTGTGGTTCAGCGAGCTCACCGAGAACCGGATCTCCTACCTGCGCCTCGACGACGAGGGCGAGGTGACGTCCCGGCACACTGCCATCCGCGTGGACGGCGGAATCGCGCAGACCGACTCGATCGCCGTGGACGCGGACGGCAACCTCTACCAGGGGCTGCACGGCCGGGCGGCAATGGCCGTGTACGACCGGCACGGTGAGCAGCTGGCGACGGTCGAGCTCCCCGCGCGGACCGAAGGTCTGGAGTCGGCGACGAACGTGGCCATCACGCCCGGCGGGACCAAGGCGTACATGACCGTCAGCGGCCCCGCCGGGGGATACCTGTACGCCTTCGACGCGCTCGCGGAAGGCATCCGGCAGTCCAACGGCGGCTGA
- a CDS encoding TetR/AcrR family transcriptional regulator, whose amino-acid sequence MTEHTGQDGRRPANDGPKAAARNRAALVTAAREIFAEHGLEAPLSAIARRAGVGQGVLYRHFPDRTAAVAAVLEENVRQIERAAEAESATFAGVLGVLTWHLTESAAFIGLLHADRAASRSEIRAHALGLSERVERALRTRLPGGHRLSAANDLVLAFAMVSAAVTGPTREEREHRALAAWRLLGVEVGPVRAFGG is encoded by the coding sequence GTGACGGAGCACACCGGGCAGGACGGGAGGCGTCCCGCGAACGACGGGCCGAAGGCGGCCGCCCGTAACCGGGCCGCTCTGGTCACCGCCGCCCGGGAGATCTTCGCGGAGCACGGTCTGGAGGCGCCGCTGTCCGCGATCGCGCGCAGGGCCGGGGTCGGGCAGGGCGTTCTCTACCGGCACTTCCCGGACCGGACCGCCGCGGTGGCCGCTGTTCTGGAAGAGAATGTGCGGCAGATCGAGCGGGCGGCCGAGGCCGAGAGCGCGACCTTCGCCGGTGTTCTCGGTGTGCTGACCTGGCATCTGACCGAGTCGGCGGCCTTCATCGGTCTCCTGCACGCCGACCGGGCGGCCAGTCGCTCCGAGATCCGCGCACATGCCCTGGGCCTGTCCGAACGCGTGGAGCGCGCCTTGCGGACACGGCTTCCCGGCGGTCATCGGCTGAGTGCCGCGAACGACCTCGTGCTCGCGTTCGCCATGGTCTCGGCCGCCGTGACCGGCCCCACCCGCGAGGAGCGGGAACACCGGGCGCTGGCCGCCTGGCGGCTGCTCGGCGTCGAGGTGGGGCCGGTACGGGCCTTCGGCGGTTGA
- a CDS encoding VOC family protein, protein MVSVVQNVAIDCADAYGLARFWSGATGRPLHPEAGPGDRETQVMLEQGPVLYFNQVPEPKQIKNRIHLCLRPETSREQEVERLLGLGAGFVSDHRNPDGSGWAVLADPEGNEFCVLRSESDRAATSP, encoded by the coding sequence ATGGTTTCGGTAGTGCAGAACGTGGCGATCGACTGTGCGGATGCCTATGGGCTGGCCCGGTTCTGGAGCGGGGCGACCGGCCGTCCGCTGCATCCGGAGGCCGGCCCGGGGGACCGGGAGACTCAGGTGATGCTGGAGCAGGGCCCGGTGCTGTACTTCAACCAGGTGCCCGAGCCCAAGCAGATCAAGAACCGGATCCACCTGTGCCTGCGCCCCGAGACCTCGCGCGAGCAGGAGGTGGAACGGCTGCTGGGCCTCGGCGCCGGCTTCGTCAGCGATCACCGCAATCCCGACGGCTCCGGCTGGGCGGTCCTCGCCGACCCCGAAGGCAACGAGTTCTGCGTCCTGCGCAGCGAGTCCGACCGGGCCGCGACGAGTCCCTGA
- a CDS encoding tetratricopeptide repeat protein: protein MRDSHRAEAEGLLVRAVEEEVRRSGGRADAATLTARGRAALDSLAAAADDEYAAYLQALDAAEAGARPLSQRFSRATLGTPLLVTGVAAIAAVGADVAFGTAAGPALGAGAVVAVAGATATVAKVTASHWPAAHRRAGALGQPGGAEQLRLQWLAALEVRGIRPFIDQQRMLTASSRTPAKKVPPQSRTAPSPRRTDRSAAARTRAVLEQSFGHLPDSDGPFAGRRTELAQIAQWVREARASTETKPTVVVLHGTPGSGRTTLAVRAAHSLKDLFRGACVVDLRGDVAGEAPLPTRDALLHLLNRLGAPRDQLLFRDGAAPGGGADPSARGRASAEQQVRRLSELYHQHLTGTPVTVVLDDAGDAAQVRTLIPERSDSLVLVTAREPLRLPDDVPARVHQLPVGALDAAGAEELLREAAETREEGPYDSRATDTVAELCGGLPLALRIAGSSLGTRTRDDLAASLAGYGPVTPVERALWLRYTDQSEQARRLLRRLALAGRASLGAAAAAALLSADEQEAERLLKALAGAGLLTHVRGSRYRLHDLVRGFALDRLRDEEEEADRTAAQERLIRNYADLAGAVIRMVDGKMSTRAGQFGSHGFGSLDSALRWLDDESSFITSALRHAEGVDQAAVLDLLGALCDYCLLRGDLYRLGEISELTQAVDKGLLERSVQWRTGIAARQLGELDKARTTLSSVVGLYREAQNEAGTALALCSLGITLHHQGNLTEASARLREAIELQSSEEQAEDRAWSMHALAAVERDRARLAEALSLLDTALTLHREGESLHGEAWTRFQLGQTLLRMGDVERAEEALRTALDLYGSTRDERGEAWALTQLARARLLDGDPAPAVEQLNRALERHRDNEDARGEAWTLFYLGQALEENGDTDRAVRQLERARTMFSRMRDVYGLACARHHSGRVTRDQRAAQTGNLRNSGFARQLLMDARADFRRIGVAHGEAWTCLELALIDAGNNRSPQALELCGEAVELFDSYGDARGADWARFLRCTLLPYASPGGSEVGTAVAQEELAELVRAGHPARDGKLEDCAAAFTVVLNRGVDLEDGWQAWRLGMTPTRHAREVMGVPVPAAYGPSGG from the coding sequence ATGCGGGACAGCCATCGGGCCGAAGCCGAAGGGCTGTTGGTGCGCGCCGTGGAGGAAGAGGTACGGCGCTCGGGCGGCCGGGCGGACGCCGCCACGCTGACGGCGCGCGGGCGAGCGGCGCTGGATTCGCTGGCGGCCGCGGCGGACGACGAGTACGCCGCGTACCTCCAGGCGCTGGACGCCGCGGAGGCCGGGGCGCGGCCGCTGTCGCAGCGGTTCAGCCGGGCCACGCTGGGAACTCCCCTGCTGGTGACCGGAGTCGCCGCGATCGCCGCCGTCGGCGCGGATGTCGCGTTCGGTACGGCGGCGGGGCCGGCCCTCGGCGCGGGCGCCGTCGTCGCGGTCGCGGGGGCCACCGCCACCGTCGCCAAGGTCACCGCCTCGCACTGGCCCGCAGCCCACCGGCGGGCCGGGGCGCTCGGACAGCCCGGCGGTGCCGAACAGTTGCGGCTGCAGTGGCTGGCCGCGCTGGAGGTACGGGGCATCCGCCCCTTCATCGACCAGCAGCGGATGCTCACCGCCTCGTCCCGCACCCCGGCGAAGAAGGTCCCCCCGCAGTCGCGGACCGCTCCGTCGCCGCGCCGCACGGACCGCAGCGCGGCGGCCCGTACCCGCGCGGTCCTGGAGCAGTCGTTCGGCCATCTGCCCGATTCCGACGGGCCGTTCGCGGGGCGGCGGACCGAATTGGCGCAGATCGCGCAGTGGGTGCGGGAGGCCCGCGCGTCGACGGAGACCAAGCCGACCGTCGTCGTCCTGCACGGCACGCCCGGCTCGGGGCGCACCACGCTCGCGGTGCGGGCCGCGCACAGCCTGAAGGACCTGTTCCGCGGCGCCTGCGTGGTCGATCTGCGCGGCGACGTGGCCGGTGAGGCGCCGCTGCCGACCCGCGACGCGCTGCTGCACCTGCTGAACCGGCTGGGCGCGCCCCGTGATCAGCTGCTGTTCCGGGACGGGGCGGCGCCCGGCGGCGGGGCGGACCCGTCGGCCCGGGGCCGGGCGTCGGCCGAGCAGCAGGTGCGGCGGCTGAGCGAGCTGTACCACCAGCATCTGACCGGCACCCCCGTGACGGTCGTCCTCGACGACGCGGGCGACGCGGCGCAGGTGCGCACCCTGATCCCCGAGCGTTCCGACAGCCTCGTCCTGGTCACCGCCCGCGAGCCCCTCCGGCTGCCGGACGACGTCCCGGCCCGGGTCCATCAGCTGCCGGTCGGCGCACTCGACGCGGCCGGTGCGGAGGAGCTGCTGCGCGAGGCGGCCGAGACCCGGGAGGAGGGGCCGTACGACTCCCGGGCGACGGACACCGTCGCCGAGCTGTGCGGCGGGCTGCCGCTCGCCCTGCGCATCGCGGGCTCCTCGCTCGGGACCCGCACCCGCGACGACCTCGCCGCCTCTCTCGCCGGGTACGGTCCGGTCACCCCGGTCGAGCGGGCGCTGTGGCTGCGCTACACCGACCAGTCCGAGCAGGCACGGCGGCTGCTGCGCCGGCTCGCGCTGGCCGGGCGGGCGAGCCTGGGGGCGGCCGCGGCGGCGGCCCTGCTGTCCGCCGACGAGCAGGAGGCCGAGCGGCTGCTGAAGGCGCTGGCCGGGGCCGGGCTGCTGACCCATGTCCGGGGCTCGCGCTACCGGCTGCACGACCTCGTACGGGGCTTCGCACTGGACCGGCTGCGGGACGAGGAGGAGGAGGCGGACCGTACCGCCGCGCAGGAGCGGCTGATCCGCAACTACGCGGACCTGGCCGGTGCGGTGATCCGGATGGTGGACGGCAAGATGTCCACCCGGGCCGGTCAGTTCGGCTCGCACGGCTTCGGTTCGCTGGACTCGGCGCTGCGCTGGCTGGACGACGAGTCGAGCTTCATCACCTCCGCGCTGCGGCACGCCGAGGGCGTCGACCAGGCCGCCGTGCTGGACCTGCTGGGCGCGCTGTGCGACTACTGCCTGCTGCGCGGCGACCTCTACCGGCTGGGCGAGATCAGCGAGTTGACGCAGGCGGTGGACAAGGGGCTGCTGGAGCGGTCCGTGCAGTGGCGCACCGGCATCGCGGCCCGGCAACTCGGCGAGCTGGACAAGGCCCGCACCACCCTGTCGTCGGTGGTCGGCCTCTACCGCGAGGCGCAGAACGAGGCGGGTACCGCGCTGGCGCTCTGCTCGCTCGGCATCACCCTGCACCACCAGGGCAATCTGACCGAGGCGTCGGCGCGGCTGCGCGAGGCGATCGAGCTGCAGTCCTCCGAGGAGCAGGCGGAGGACCGGGCCTGGTCGATGCACGCCCTGGCGGCCGTCGAACGCGACCGGGCCCGGCTCGCGGAGGCGCTGTCCCTGCTGGACACGGCGCTGACCCTGCACCGGGAGGGCGAGTCGCTGCACGGCGAGGCGTGGACGCGGTTCCAGCTCGGCCAGACCCTGCTGCGGATGGGCGACGTGGAGCGGGCCGAGGAGGCGCTGCGCACGGCCCTGGACCTGTACGGCAGTACCCGTGACGAGCGGGGCGAGGCGTGGGCGCTGACCCAGCTGGCCCGTGCCCGGCTCCTGGACGGCGACCCTGCCCCGGCGGTGGAGCAGCTGAACCGGGCGCTGGAGCGGCACCGGGACAACGAGGACGCGCGCGGCGAGGCGTGGACGCTGTTCTACCTGGGCCAGGCCCTGGAGGAGAACGGCGACACGGACCGGGCGGTGCGGCAGCTGGAGCGGGCCCGCACGATGTTCTCCCGGATGCGGGACGTGTACGGGCTGGCGTGCGCCCGCCACCACTCGGGCCGGGTCACCCGTGACCAGCGGGCGGCCCAGACCGGGAACCTGCGCAACTCCGGCTTCGCCCGCCAGCTCCTGATGGACGCCCGCGCCGACTTCCGGCGCATCGGGGTCGCCCATGGCGAGGCGTGGACGTGCCTGGAGCTGGCGCTGATCGACGCGGGCAACAACCGTTCCCCGCAGGCGCTGGAGCTGTGCGGCGAGGCGGTGGAGCTGTTCGACTCGTACGGCGACGCGCGGGGCGCGGACTGGGCCCGCTTCCTGCGCTGCACGCTGCTGCCCTACGCGTCACCGGGCGGCAGCGAGGTGGGCACGGCGGTGGCCCAGGAGGAGCTGGCCGAGCTGGTGCGGGCCGGCCACCCGGCGCGCGACGGCAAGCTGGAGGACTGCGCGGCGGCGTTCACGGTGGTGCTGAACCGCGGCGTGGACCTGGAGGACGGGTGGCAGGCGTGGCGCCTGGGCATGACGCCGACACGCCATGCCCGGGAGGTCATGGGCGTACCGGTGCCGGCCGCGTACGGCCCGTCCGGCGGCTGA
- the mca gene encoding mycothiol conjugate amidase Mca: protein MTEQLRLMAVHAHPDDESSKGAATMAKYVSEGVDVLVVTCTGGERGSILNPKLQGDAYIEENIHEVRRKEMDEAREILGVDQEWLGFVDSGLPEGDPLPPLPEGCFALEDEEKAAARLVRSIRAFRPQVITTYDENGGYPHPDHIMTHKITMIAFDGAADAEKFPESEFGPAWQPQKLYYNQGFNRPRTVALHEALLARGLESPYGDWLKRWKEFERDERTLTTHVPCADFFEIRDKALIAHATQIDPDGGWFRVPMDIQKEVWPTEEYELAKSLVDTSLPESDLFAGIRDNA from the coding sequence TTGACCGAGCAGCTGCGACTGATGGCCGTCCACGCCCACCCCGACGACGAGTCGAGCAAGGGCGCGGCCACCATGGCCAAGTATGTTTCCGAGGGGGTGGACGTGCTGGTGGTGACCTGCACGGGAGGCGAGCGCGGCTCCATCCTCAACCCGAAGCTCCAGGGGGACGCGTACATCGAGGAGAACATCCACGAGGTGCGCAGGAAGGAGATGGACGAGGCCCGGGAGATCCTGGGCGTCGACCAGGAGTGGCTGGGATTCGTCGACTCGGGTCTGCCCGAGGGCGACCCGCTGCCCCCGCTGCCCGAGGGCTGCTTCGCGCTGGAGGACGAGGAGAAGGCCGCCGCGCGGCTCGTCCGCAGCATCCGTGCGTTCCGGCCGCAGGTCATCACGACGTACGACGAGAACGGCGGATACCCGCACCCCGACCACATCATGACCCACAAGATCACGATGATCGCCTTCGACGGTGCGGCGGACGCCGAGAAGTTCCCCGAGTCGGAGTTCGGCCCGGCCTGGCAGCCGCAGAAGCTCTACTACAACCAGGGCTTCAACCGGCCGCGCACGGTGGCGCTGCACGAGGCGCTGCTGGCCCGTGGCCTGGAGTCGCCGTACGGCGACTGGCTGAAGCGCTGGAAGGAGTTCGAGCGCGACGAGCGCACGCTGACCACGCACGTTCCGTGCGCGGACTTCTTCGAGATCCGTGACAAGGCGCTGATCGCGCACGCCACGCAGATCGATCCGGACGGCGGCTGGTTCCGCGTCCCGATGGACATCCAGAAGGAGGTCTGGCCCACCGAGGAGTACGAGCTGGCGAAGTCTCTCGTCGATACATCCCTCCCCGAGAGCGACCTCTTCGCGGGCATCCGCGACAATGCCTGA
- a CDS encoding DUF4307 domain-containing protein encodes MTAVREALPENRYGRSADQLADRKLKIIGSVLGVVLLAVVGWIGYDYITGQGISAEVIKRQVVSDQRVDVHLEVRKDKDAKGYCTLRAQHEDGSDVARKDFRFDERTDRIDRIVSLRTTARATSVELLGCTTDGGASH; translated from the coding sequence ATGACGGCGGTGCGCGAAGCGCTTCCGGAGAACCGCTACGGCCGCTCCGCGGACCAGCTCGCGGACCGCAAGCTCAAGATCATCGGCTCGGTGCTGGGCGTCGTGCTTCTCGCTGTGGTCGGCTGGATCGGCTACGACTACATCACCGGCCAGGGCATCAGCGCCGAGGTGATCAAGCGCCAGGTCGTCTCGGACCAGCGCGTCGACGTCCACCTCGAAGTGCGCAAGGACAAGGACGCCAAGGGCTACTGCACCCTGCGCGCTCAGCACGAGGACGGCAGCGACGTGGCCCGCAAGGACTTCCGCTTCGACGAGCGCACCGACCGGATCGACCGGATCGTTTCGCTGCGTACGACGGCCAGGGCCACCAGCGTCGAGCTGCTGGGCTGCACCACCGACGGCGGGGCCTCCCATTGA
- the greA gene encoding transcription elongation factor GreA — translation MTQTSENVTWLTQEAYNQLKAELEYLSGPARTEIAVKIAAAREEGDLRENGGYHAAKEEQGKMELRVRQLTQLLEHAKVGEAPADDGVVEPGMVVTIAFDGDPDDTMTFLLASREYASSDIETYSPQSPLGTGVNGKRMGDDAEYELPNGKTATVKILAAKPYTG, via the coding sequence GTGACCCAGACCAGCGAAAACGTCACCTGGCTCACGCAGGAGGCGTACAACCAGCTCAAGGCCGAGCTGGAGTACCTGTCTGGTCCCGCGCGCACGGAAATCGCCGTAAAGATCGCGGCGGCCCGTGAGGAGGGCGACCTGCGCGAGAACGGCGGGTATCACGCCGCCAAGGAGGAGCAGGGCAAGATGGAGCTCCGGGTGCGCCAGCTGACCCAGCTCCTGGAGCACGCGAAGGTCGGCGAGGCACCTGCCGACGACGGCGTGGTCGAGCCCGGCATGGTCGTGACGATCGCCTTCGACGGCGACCCGGACGACACGATGACCTTCCTGCTCGCCTCCCGCGAGTACGCGAGCTCGGACATCGAGACGTACTCCCCGCAGTCGCCGCTCGGCACCGGCGTGAACGGCAAGCGGATGGGCGACGACGCCGAGTACGAGCTGCCGAACGGCAAGACGGCCACCGTGAAGATCCTCGCGGCGAAGCCGTACACCGGCTGA